From a region of the Chitinophaga caseinilytica genome:
- a CDS encoding SusC/RagA family TonB-linked outer membrane protein: MTNPLSYQKRRWKTFSLFLFFQLTACVLMAQIRFSGKVTAPDGSTVPGITVQLRNTATGATTDANGQYSFTANVQGQTQVLEFSGIGFKTINKTVTVSGGAASADVVMEEDVLKMDEVVVIGSSLRQSRKQLGNTVNSVDAKQLQNTGSGNLSASLQGKVPGAQISQTSGDPAGGISIRMRGTSTIMGSAEPLYVVDGVVISNATTNVTNLNVLGNPRAEFGTNRLADINPNDIEKIDVIPGASASAIYGARASNGVVLITTKSGKAGQLKVDVGTSIIVNELRKKVYISKYGKQFGTAALRLGNISDAPAGQAFTTYVRPDGQTRKLATDLVDVTRYDYQDEIFQRGIGTDNYVSMSGGSEKTKYYFSGGYYKNEGIVRNTDFRRFNVKARVDQEITKWLSVSGGVAYTNSFSNEKPNGNVFWSPINSINITNNIFNINERDSYGNLKAVEPTRVNPLSVIEDMSLTQSVSRTISDLQVKIRPVKGLSIDYILGVDNFGQEGQNFIERYPYISAQEGTGYASAANVNTFLINNDFNVGYQGKFGDFSSQTTVGFNHQYQKITGQYNQGRDMLPGITTIMGAATKLDPRYTYDQRQVYGAFLQETFGYKNIAFLTLAARIDGSTSFPEDTRNYWYPKASLAWNLNEMDFWQNMGSWFSSARLRGSWGLAGNLSGIGSYDRFTSYLSASLNGTATFNLNPALGNPNVEPERASEMEGGVDLSFLRNRLGVVFTVYNKKIVGSSLLVERTLAPSSGGTSRVENVGNLTNKGWELGITATPVMNKNFTWNLTASVNRNKNLVTSSSQVTPITLVNAAGSPSVILAGEPIGVFYGNYFERDENGKWKVDDQGRPIAAINNSTQKVLLRKVIGNPNPDWIVSFGNALQYKKLSFNFLFDGALGQDVFNADRRTRQGVGIGDISEKEIRGELPRGYIFSVYNTEEYRVEDGSYIKLREVSLSYELPSLARFIRSMTVSLTGRNLVSFDSYDGYDPETNAGGNSAVLRGIDFGNVPIPRTYQLSLRASF, translated from the coding sequence ATGACAAATCCACTTAGTTATCAGAAAAGAAGATGGAAGACGTTTTCACTTTTCCTCTTCTTCCAGTTGACGGCCTGCGTACTGATGGCGCAGATCCGCTTCAGCGGCAAGGTGACGGCACCAGACGGTTCTACCGTGCCGGGCATCACCGTTCAATTGCGCAACACCGCCACCGGCGCCACTACGGATGCCAACGGCCAGTACAGCTTTACCGCCAACGTCCAGGGCCAGACACAGGTGCTCGAGTTTTCGGGCATCGGCTTCAAAACCATCAACAAAACCGTGACCGTCAGCGGTGGCGCCGCGTCGGCCGATGTGGTGATGGAGGAAGACGTGTTGAAGATGGATGAAGTGGTAGTGATCGGCTCATCGCTCCGGCAATCGCGTAAGCAGCTCGGTAATACGGTGAATTCGGTGGATGCGAAACAGCTCCAAAACACCGGCTCCGGCAACCTCAGCGCGTCTTTACAGGGTAAGGTCCCCGGCGCGCAGATTTCCCAGACTTCGGGAGACCCCGCAGGCGGCATTTCCATCCGCATGCGCGGTACCAGCACCATCATGGGATCGGCTGAACCGCTGTACGTGGTAGACGGGGTGGTGATCAGCAATGCCACTACCAACGTAACCAACCTCAACGTGCTCGGGAACCCCCGCGCGGAATTCGGGACCAACCGCCTCGCGGACATCAACCCCAACGATATCGAAAAGATCGACGTGATCCCCGGTGCATCCGCCTCCGCGATCTACGGCGCGCGCGCCAGCAACGGCGTGGTGCTGATCACCACCAAATCCGGCAAGGCCGGGCAGCTCAAGGTGGACGTGGGCACCAGCATCATCGTGAACGAACTGCGCAAGAAAGTATACATTTCCAAATACGGCAAACAATTCGGTACCGCCGCCCTCCGCCTCGGCAATATCAGCGACGCACCCGCAGGCCAGGCGTTCACCACTTACGTGCGACCCGACGGACAAACGCGTAAACTCGCTACCGACCTGGTAGACGTGACACGCTACGATTACCAGGACGAGATCTTCCAGCGGGGGATCGGCACGGATAATTATGTGTCGATGAGCGGGGGATCGGAAAAAACGAAGTACTATTTCTCCGGCGGTTACTATAAAAATGAAGGGATCGTCCGGAACACGGATTTCCGGCGGTTCAACGTAAAAGCCCGCGTAGACCAGGAAATCACCAAATGGCTGTCGGTTTCCGGCGGGGTGGCGTATACCAACAGCTTTTCCAACGAAAAGCCCAATGGTAACGTGTTCTGGAGCCCCATCAACTCCATCAACATCACCAACAACATTTTCAATATCAACGAAAGGGACAGCTACGGCAACCTCAAAGCCGTGGAGCCTACCCGCGTAAACCCGCTCAGCGTGATCGAGGATATGTCGCTCACACAATCCGTCAGCCGCACGATCAGCGACCTCCAGGTGAAGATCCGCCCGGTGAAAGGTTTGAGCATCGATTACATTCTCGGTGTAGACAACTTCGGTCAGGAAGGCCAGAATTTCATTGAGCGCTATCCGTACATCTCCGCGCAGGAAGGCACGGGTTATGCGTCTGCGGCCAATGTGAACACGTTCCTGATCAATAACGATTTCAACGTTGGCTACCAGGGCAAGTTCGGTGACTTTTCTTCGCAGACGACGGTAGGGTTCAATCACCAGTATCAGAAAATTACCGGCCAGTATAACCAGGGGCGCGATATGCTGCCGGGCATCACCACCATCATGGGGGCCGCCACCAAACTCGATCCGCGGTATACCTACGACCAGCGGCAGGTGTACGGCGCGTTCCTGCAGGAAACTTTCGGGTATAAAAATATCGCCTTCCTGACGCTGGCCGCCCGCATCGACGGTTCCACCAGCTTCCCGGAAGACACGCGCAACTACTGGTATCCCAAGGCGAGTTTGGCCTGGAACCTCAACGAGATGGACTTCTGGCAAAACATGGGGTCCTGGTTCTCTTCTGCCAGACTGAGGGGATCGTGGGGGCTGGCCGGCAACCTGTCTGGCATCGGCAGCTACGACCGGTTTACCTCTTACCTGTCGGCTTCCCTCAACGGTACGGCTACTTTCAACCTCAATCCCGCGCTGGGCAACCCGAACGTAGAGCCGGAGCGCGCGAGCGAAATGGAAGGCGGTGTGGATCTGTCGTTCCTGAGAAACAGGCTGGGCGTGGTGTTCACGGTGTATAACAAAAAGATCGTCGGCAGTTCGTTGCTGGTGGAAAGGACGTTGGCGCCATCGAGCGGAGGTACCAGCCGTGTGGAAAACGTCGGCAACCTGACCAACAAAGGATGGGAACTGGGCATTACCGCAACGCCGGTCATGAATAAAAACTTCACCTGGAACCTCACGGCTTCGGTGAACCGCAATAAGAACCTGGTAACATCTTCGAGCCAGGTAACGCCCATTACGCTGGTGAACGCTGCGGGATCGCCTTCGGTTATTCTGGCGGGTGAGCCTATCGGGGTGTTTTACGGCAACTATTTCGAGCGCGACGAAAATGGAAAATGGAAGGTAGACGACCAGGGCCGCCCCATCGCCGCCATCAACAATTCCACGCAAAAAGTGCTGCTGCGCAAAGTGATCGGCAATCCGAATCCCGACTGGATCGTGAGCTTCGGGAACGCGTTGCAATACAAGAAGCTGTCGTTCAACTTCCTGTTCGACGGCGCGCTGGGTCAGGACGTGTTCAACGCCGACCGCCGCACCCGCCAGGGCGTGGGCATCGGGGATATTTCCGAGAAAGAGATCAGGGGCGAACTGCCGAGGGGCTACATCTTCTCGGTGTATAATACGGAAGAATACCGCGTGGAAGACGGTTCCTACATCAAGCTGCGCGAAGTATCGCTTAGCTATGAGCTGCCGTCGCTGGCGCGTTTCATCCGCAGCATGACGGTGTCTCTCACGGGCCGCAACCTGGTGAGCTTCGACAGTTATGACGGATACGATCCGGAAACGAACGCGGGCGGCAACAGTGCTGTGCTCCGCGGGATCGATTTCGGCAACGTGCCCATCCCCAGAACGTATCAATTATCGCTCCGCGCCAGTTTCTAA
- a CDS encoding type I restriction-modification system subunit M — MTSTAQRQELQNKIWKIANEVRGSVDGWDFKQFVLGTLFYRFISENFINYIEGGDESIDYKKLSDDVITPEIKDDAIKTKGYFIYPSQLFVNVAKTANTNPNLNTELKAIFDSIESSANGYPSEPDIKGLFADFDTTSTRLGNTVEHKNSRLAAVLKGVGELNFGSFEENKIDLFGDAYEFLISNYAANAGKSGGEFFTPQNVSKLIAQLAMHKQDKVNKIYDPAAGSGSLLLQAKKHFDNHIIEEGFFGQEVNHTTYNLARMNMFLHNINYDKFNIALGDTLRDPHFGDEKPFDAIVSNPPYSINWIGSDDPTLINDDRFAPAGVLAPKSKADFAFVLHALSYLSGKGRAAIVCFPGIFYRGGAEQKIRKYLVDNNFVETIIFLAPNLFYGTSIAVNILVLSKHKKENKTQFIDVSGEDFFKKVTNNNILEDRHIEKIMGLFDSKADVAHVAVSVDNEKIAENDYNLSVSSYVEARDTREKFDIVELNSKISEAVVKIDSLRADIDKIIKEIEG, encoded by the coding sequence ATGACAAGCACCGCACAAAGGCAAGAGCTGCAAAATAAAATTTGGAAAATCGCCAACGAAGTTCGTGGCTCGGTAGATGGATGGGACTTTAAGCAGTTTGTATTAGGAACGCTGTTCTATCGCTTCATTAGTGAGAACTTCATCAATTATATTGAAGGTGGCGATGAAAGTATTGACTATAAAAAATTATCGGACGATGTGATCACACCGGAAATAAAAGACGATGCGATTAAAACAAAAGGTTACTTTATCTATCCCAGTCAACTATTTGTAAATGTTGCCAAAACAGCCAATACCAATCCAAATCTAAACACAGAATTAAAGGCCATTTTCGATTCGATTGAGAGTTCTGCAAATGGTTATCCATCTGAACCAGATATAAAAGGTTTGTTTGCTGATTTTGATACCACCAGTACACGCCTCGGTAATACCGTTGAACATAAGAATAGCCGTTTAGCGGCTGTATTGAAAGGTGTGGGAGAATTGAATTTTGGGAGTTTTGAAGAAAATAAAATAGACCTTTTTGGCGACGCCTATGAATTTCTTATTTCCAATTATGCAGCCAACGCAGGAAAATCAGGTGGGGAGTTCTTTACGCCGCAAAATGTTTCCAAGTTAATTGCACAACTGGCGATGCACAAGCAGGACAAAGTAAACAAGATATATGACCCTGCAGCTGGTTCAGGATCTTTGCTGCTGCAAGCCAAAAAACATTTCGACAATCATATCATTGAAGAAGGCTTCTTCGGGCAGGAAGTGAACCATACGACATACAACCTTGCGCGTATGAATATGTTTTTGCACAACATCAATTACGACAAGTTTAACATTGCGCTGGGCGATACCCTGCGCGATCCTCATTTTGGCGATGAAAAACCCTTCGATGCCATTGTTTCCAATCCTCCCTATTCTATCAACTGGATAGGCAGCGACGATCCCACGCTCATTAACGACGACCGTTTTGCGCCAGCGGGCGTATTGGCTCCTAAATCTAAAGCCGACTTTGCCTTTGTGCTGCATGCGCTCAGCTATCTTTCCGGTAAAGGAAGAGCAGCTATTGTTTGCTTCCCCGGTATCTTTTACCGTGGTGGTGCAGAACAGAAGATCAGGAAGTACCTGGTTGATAATAACTTTGTAGAGACCATTATCTTCTTAGCGCCCAACTTATTTTATGGTACTTCGATAGCTGTAAATATCCTGGTGCTTTCAAAGCATAAGAAAGAAAATAAGACTCAGTTTATTGATGTCAGTGGCGAAGACTTCTTCAAGAAAGTAACCAACAACAATATATTGGAAGACAGGCATATTGAAAAGATCATGGGACTGTTTGATAGCAAAGCGGATGTAGCCCACGTAGCTGTTTCTGTTGACAACGAAAAAATTGCAGAAAATGATTATAACCTTTCTGTTAGTTCTTATGTGGAAGCGAGAGATACTCGGGAGAAGTTTGATATAGTGGAACTCAATAGTAAGATTTCAGAAGCAGTGGTGAAGATAGATAGTTTGCGTGCTGATATTGATAAAATTATAAAGGAGATTGAAGGATGA
- a CDS encoding RagB/SusD family nutrient uptake outer membrane protein yields MKMHHIKRIVAVFLLGCTLLPGTSCNKEYINPSEGSVPSVETSPDALMTLCAGLQRRYSIGRQSPLYCYAVGGGYSVYALYTINIGNTSEKEVETGKGAITLSNSFITQMWTQCLLLRTESETVLNNLAIATDPADRTGLKAYASIFYALSMGMLVQYYEQIPLANANHATFSPRAEALKKVIQVLESADAELATTAISAKFLGKVPKGIDAKNTIKALLARFYNIQSMITGTYNTADGTKAITYAQAVDATKKSEFLFSTVTPNPVGELAFTQNVFGAIDSTLGLRNGLAPVPAATDPRVGYYISFKSGTTYPLKAFAETNISSYPVYLPGEMQLIIAENYARQSQFPNAIVALNAVRTKKAVDDIYGIGANQSPYAGAVTQAAIMTDIYKQRRLEMFISGQELEDSRRFGRPGPNQPGEERNRNFYPYPLNERDNNPNTPADPAI; encoded by the coding sequence ATGAAAATGCATCATATAAAACGAATCGTGGCCGTCTTCCTGTTGGGATGCACGCTGCTTCCCGGTACTTCGTGCAACAAGGAGTACATCAACCCGAGCGAGGGCTCGGTGCCCAGCGTGGAAACCAGTCCGGATGCGCTGATGACACTTTGTGCCGGTTTGCAGCGCCGTTATTCGATCGGGCGGCAAAGCCCCTTGTACTGTTACGCCGTGGGTGGTGGATACAGCGTGTATGCTTTATATACCATCAACATCGGGAACACCAGTGAAAAAGAAGTGGAAACGGGAAAGGGCGCCATCACGCTCAGCAATTCCTTCATCACGCAGATGTGGACGCAATGCCTGCTGTTGCGGACCGAATCGGAAACCGTGCTCAACAATCTCGCCATCGCCACCGATCCGGCAGACCGCACGGGCCTGAAGGCATATGCCAGCATCTTCTACGCGCTCAGCATGGGGATGCTCGTGCAGTATTATGAACAGATCCCACTGGCGAACGCCAATCATGCCACTTTCAGTCCGAGGGCGGAAGCGTTGAAAAAGGTGATCCAGGTGTTGGAAAGCGCCGATGCGGAACTGGCCACCACGGCCATCAGCGCCAAATTCCTCGGTAAAGTGCCGAAAGGGATCGATGCGAAAAATACCATCAAAGCATTGCTGGCCCGGTTTTACAACATTCAAAGCATGATTACCGGTACCTACAACACGGCAGACGGTACTAAAGCCATCACCTATGCACAAGCGGTGGATGCCACCAAGAAATCGGAGTTCCTTTTTTCTACCGTAACGCCGAACCCTGTCGGGGAGCTGGCGTTCACGCAGAACGTTTTCGGCGCTATAGATTCCACGCTGGGCCTGCGCAACGGGCTGGCGCCGGTGCCGGCCGCCACAGACCCGCGGGTAGGGTATTACATTAGTTTCAAAAGCGGGACTACTTATCCGCTGAAGGCTTTCGCGGAAACCAATATTTCGTCGTACCCCGTGTATCTGCCCGGTGAGATGCAGTTGATCATTGCCGAAAATTACGCGCGGCAGTCGCAATTCCCGAATGCGATCGTTGCGTTGAACGCCGTGCGCACGAAAAAGGCGGTAGACGATATTTATGGTATTGGTGCGAACCAGTCGCCCTATGCCGGCGCGGTAACGCAGGCGGCGATCATGACCGATATCTACAAGCAGCGCCGGTTGGAGATGTTTATCAGCGGTCAGGAGCTGGAAGATAGCCGGCGGTTTGGCCGTCCAGGCCCGAACCAGCCTGGTGAGGAGCGGAACCGGAATTTTTATCCTTACCCGTTGAACGAGCGGGATAATAATCCGAATACGCCGGCGGACCCTGCGATTTAG
- a CDS encoding helix-turn-helix transcriptional regulator: MNRIKEVLEKKGVKQTWLAEQLGKSYNVVNGYVQNRQQPRLEVLFEIARILGVKPQDLIKDK, encoded by the coding sequence ATGAACAGAATTAAAGAAGTGTTGGAGAAAAAAGGCGTAAAACAAACCTGGTTGGCTGAGCAGTTGGGTAAAAGCTACAACGTAGTTAATGGCTATGTGCAAAACAGACAGCAGCCAAGACTCGAAGTACTTTTTGAAATTGCAAGGATATTAGGAGTTAAACCACAAGATTTAATAAAGGATAAATAA
- a CDS encoding AAA family ATPase: MGESLRKIAQDLHDTDKKVQLIYAFNGTGKTRLSGEFKELIAPKNPEIEVEEEEIRIMYYNAFTEDLFYWDNDLDKDTDRKLKIQPNDYTHWVLVEQGQEPNIARHFQRYTNDKLTPRFNAEYAIKDKDNNDILIPAYSEVRFSFERGNNEPSEFVKISKGEESCFIWSVFYSLLEQTINVLNVAEEADRDTDQFNNLQYVFIDDPVSSLDDTHLIELAVNIAELVKSSQSGLKFIITTHNPLFYNVLFNEFNNADASTGYRVKHCAKKRFEKLEDGTFLMNDQPSDSPFSYHLFLLAELEKAMQPPGNIQKYHFNFLRNILEKASTFLGYNKWRDLLPQESREAYYNRIINLSSHSKHHGEEVSIIDENDKRVLGFLVSELKRMYGFKSIVNNSETEQDVNI; this comes from the coding sequence ATGGGAGAGTCATTAAGAAAAATAGCTCAAGACCTTCACGATACGGATAAAAAAGTGCAGTTAATCTATGCTTTTAATGGCACTGGAAAAACACGGTTGTCAGGTGAATTCAAAGAATTAATAGCGCCCAAAAATCCAGAAATTGAAGTAGAGGAGGAGGAAATTAGAATAATGTACTACAATGCATTTACGGAGGATTTGTTTTATTGGGATAACGATCTGGATAAGGATACGGATAGGAAGTTGAAAATCCAACCAAATGACTATACCCATTGGGTGCTGGTCGAACAAGGACAAGAGCCTAACATTGCCAGGCATTTTCAACGATATACAAACGATAAATTAACACCTCGTTTTAATGCAGAATATGCCATTAAGGATAAGGACAATAACGATATATTAATACCTGCTTATTCAGAAGTGCGTTTTTCATTTGAACGTGGAAATAATGAGCCGTCTGAATTTGTGAAAATTTCCAAAGGCGAAGAAAGTTGTTTTATCTGGAGTGTTTTTTACAGCTTGCTGGAACAAACAATAAATGTACTAAATGTGGCAGAGGAAGCGGATCGTGATACGGATCAATTTAATAACTTGCAATATGTATTTATCGATGATCCCGTAAGTTCATTAGATGATACACATTTAATTGAGTTGGCTGTAAATATTGCAGAATTAGTAAAGTCTAGTCAATCCGGCCTTAAATTTATTATCACAACGCACAATCCATTATTTTATAATGTATTGTTCAATGAATTCAATAACGCTGATGCAAGCACCGGTTACAGAGTGAAGCACTGCGCAAAAAAGCGTTTTGAGAAATTGGAAGACGGTACTTTTTTAATGAATGATCAACCCAGCGATTCGCCTTTCTCATATCATCTGTTTTTATTAGCTGAATTGGAAAAGGCGATGCAGCCGCCAGGCAATATTCAAAAGTATCATTTTAATTTTCTTCGAAACATTTTAGAAAAGGCGTCTACATTTTTGGGCTATAATAAGTGGAGAGACCTTTTACCGCAGGAGTCACGTGAGGCATATTATAACCGTATTATCAACCTATCTAGTCATTCAAAACATCATGGTGAAGAAGTGTCCATCATTGATGAAAATGATAAGAGAGTGTTGGGATTTTTGGTAAGTGAGTTAAAAAGAATGTACGGCTTCAAGTCAATTGTTAATAATAGCGAAACAGAACAGGATGTCAACATATAA
- a CDS encoding restriction endonuclease subunit S codes for MSYLEKLLVGVEVEWKMLEEVAVIGTGSHDTQDAVNDGNYTFYARGLTPLKLSSYDFDETAIITAGDGVGVGKVFHWAVGKYALHQRAYRIVPNADVDPRYIYHYIVANFYSYIKTTSVHSSVTSLRRPMFLKFAVPIPPLSVQKEIVCILDRFSAHATELTTELTTELAARKKQYNYYREQLFSFEEAEVGKEGLGIVGEFQRGKRFVKDDIMSNGVPCIHYGEMYTYYGTWAKESKSFLSKELVENKNLRVAEKGDVVIVGAGETIEDIGMGTAWLGNESVVIHDACFSYRSLLNPKYVAYFTRTKQFHDQIKKYISSGKISAINARGLEKVLIPIPSPEEQERIVNILDKFDILTTSIIEGLPKEIELRKKQYEYYRDLLLTFPKNNIAS; via the coding sequence ATGAGTTATTTAGAGAAATTATTGGTTGGTGTTGAGGTGGAATGGAAGATGTTGGAAGAGGTAGCTGTTATAGGCACTGGTAGTCATGATACCCAAGACGCAGTTAATGACGGAAATTATACGTTTTATGCAAGAGGTTTAACTCCATTGAAACTTAGTTCTTACGATTTTGATGAAACTGCAATTATTACAGCTGGTGATGGCGTAGGCGTAGGCAAAGTTTTTCATTGGGCTGTGGGGAAATATGCTCTTCACCAAAGAGCATACAGGATTGTACCTAATGCTGATGTAGACCCAAGATATATTTATCACTATATCGTAGCAAACTTTTATAGTTACATAAAGACAACGTCAGTCCACTCATCTGTTACATCTTTGAGAAGGCCGATGTTTCTAAAATTCGCAGTCCCCATTCCACCCCTCTCCGTTCAAAAGGAAATCGTTTGTATTCTAGATAGATTTTCAGCGCATGCAACAGAGCTTACAACAGAGCTTACAACAGAGCTTGCAGCACGTAAAAAGCAGTATAACTACTACCGGGAGCAGTTGTTTAGTTTTGAAGAAGCGGAAGTTGGGAAAGAAGGATTAGGCATAGTTGGAGAATTTCAAAGGGGAAAACGATTTGTAAAAGACGATATTATGTCAAATGGGGTTCCTTGTATACACTATGGAGAGATGTATACTTATTATGGTACATGGGCAAAGGAAAGTAAATCATTTCTTAGCAAAGAATTGGTTGAAAACAAGAATCTCAGAGTTGCCGAGAAGGGTGATGTAGTTATCGTAGGTGCCGGAGAAACTATCGAAGATATTGGAATGGGAACAGCTTGGCTGGGTAATGAAAGTGTTGTTATACACGATGCTTGCTTTTCATACAGAAGCTTATTAAACCCTAAATATGTTGCATATTTTACACGTACTAAACAATTCCACGACCAAATTAAAAAGTATATTTCTTCGGGTAAAATTTCTGCAATTAATGCAAGAGGTTTAGAAAAGGTCTTAATTCCTATCCCTTCGCCGGAAGAACAAGAGCGTATTGTTAATATCCTAGATAAATTCGACATACTCACTACCTCCATCATCGAAGGTCTCCCGAAAGAGATTGAGCTAAGGAAAAAACAGTATGAATATTACCGTGATTTATTACTAACATTCCCCAAGAACAACATAGCATCGTAA